The Prunus dulcis chromosome 5, ALMONDv2, whole genome shotgun sequence genomic sequence TGCTGGGTATCGCGGCTATCCTCGGTCGGCATAGCGGAAtgtggggtgaagaagaggcgacggggcctgaggggtgaaggagccagctgggctgatagagaaagaagggattcaagtgtcgaattcccacagacggcgccaaactgttgatgctcaaaatggctcggccactatttgagtccaacttagtgattagaggtactaggtcttcagcagggaagagggctgaagCCCTTGGGTGAAATGGATTGGTAAGACctgcagaaggtaaaaagaggagaagcaaccgttaagcttcggacaccggtgtggtgccggccgaaggctctccgatgcctaagtcagttacgggtagtaattctggcagagtaacagtgaaAGTAGGGGAATGGTCTCTcgttttacctgggtactgttccctatttatagggaagtgaaagtgggagctttgcacaaagttccaatgtgggactttgtgcaagccgttgtggtggcgacacgtgtcctgaagattaggtttggcatttgagagcttcggcaggtgtctggcacctcggaagtgtgtcttccttcggcatgggagaaggcatggttgccttggtgctagtcgctttgtgGCTGGGTCTGCTCAACCttggaagtgtgtcttccttcggcatgggagaaggcgtggttgccttggtgctagtcgctttgtgGCTGGgactgctcggttcattatggtgtaaacagttaagaaggagaagaagcaggaggagaagaggaaagagGAAGAGATAGAGAcagaagtagaagaagaaagagaaagaaaattaaaaaagaaagagagggagagagatagagagaagaaaaagagagagcaCGAGGCAactgagagaaagaaagatagaagaataaaaaaaataaaaaggagaaTACATTGGAAGCGCGTGTACACATGTCCAGCAAGTATCTTGAGAGTCACTTTAGAGCGATTGTGAATAGCATTCCTCAAGTTTTAATAAAactattataattattatattaccTTTTAACAcaaatattatctttttacACTAATTGCTAAAAAGCAAATAgatttaattcatttttctATTCAAACCTTCATTTAAGAAGAATATGCTTGGGTAGTAACTAGTGAGCACCTTCTCATTCGTACCGTGCATAATACTGTTAAATGTTTTGATAGTCGTTCGCTATATACAAACAATAATATGTAAATTCTACCTCGGAGACATACAACTATTGTACAGTTAAAATATAGGTGGTCCGTCCACTACTAATTGTATTGATGTCTTCTATATGTCTTAAATATGTCTTAAATCTAGGTGGTTAAAGTggaaaaatatcaatatatgCTTGGATTTTAGTAGTTGGCACGCATGCATGAAAAAGAATATTCTttgataaaacaaaatatttataatttttattttacatgtcACGCTCTTATTGGTCGATCTAGGATTATGTTGAAAAAGTAATAAGAAAATTtgtatttcaaattcaaaaaccaaaatttggctTTAATCTCAAGATTgaaagcaataaaaaaaaataatttaaaaataggTGTGGAATAAAAACTTATAATGAATCAATTCAGACTCAGAATCTCATTAAATTAAACGGACCTAAACTGATTCTATTGGGTTAGTTACTCGTGTGGTCAATTTGGTTTAAGATCTAAGATCTCGAACCAAACTAAACGGTGCCCACCCTACATTTTAGTAAATTTACAATTGTCATTTGGGATATAGTTCGTTGGTTGAGTTCTTCTATTTCCATCTATGTGAGCAAAAATTCGGAACACCTAGGCATCCACTTCCTCCCACAATCTCTTGTACTAAATAACAATGAGTCGAACTAGTGGGCTTCGTAAGAGGATGTGAAAACTAACACCCAACATCTGAAGCTTTGCTGGTGTACGGTCTCACGGTCATGTTGTGGGCTGATTGCTACTCTGGTCTAGCGAGGATCTGGGCCAGGGGCACTTGATCTCAGCCCACAAAGGAAAAGTAAATCTAGGgtttggctctctctctctctctctctctctctcagtgtCTATAAGTTGTCTGTTTCAGCCTCGTCCACTCCCTCGAGTCTCTCACTCGCTAAATCTCTGTGTTTTCTCTTCAGCACGCACACTCTGCCTTGTTTCTTtatctttcattttcatggtTTGGTGacatgtttttgttgttgttaactTGGATTTTTAGGAATGATAGATGAACGAAAGCGAGGTGACGAAAGAAATTCATGTATGTCAGTACGCTGATAACAGTGTGATGTTACTGTGAATCCCGACAGGTTCTGATCGCTTTCACTCACACGTTTGTCTGAATTGCGTCAAATTCTTTTTGTTGGATGATTGGAGtgcttcttttgttgtttgggCAGCTGATGATTCTTATTGATATTAATGGGTAATTTGCGTCTGAAATATTCATTGATGTTTTATCTATCACCTTGGAGAACTGATGCCCTtgttcttttccattttctccTTGGCATATGTTTGTGGGTTTCTAGAATGCTGCTTTCCAtttgaattactttttttGCTGCCTCTGTCAGTActaaaaccatttttcattgtttaatttGCTCTTAAATGGTTactatttttgtttgagaCCATGGTGTGCTTAACCTTGATCCTGCCGACCCCTTTGGTTGCTTTCATACCGAGCATATGCGTAATGGGTTTGATGTATAGCTCTTTGGCATGTAGGGATTGCAAATCTATTTACCCGTACTCTTAACATCAGAAGGAGGGATTGAATGAGGTTCGGGttgaagagaaaataaaaatgttttcttttcttttgtattgtGATCTTCATTGAAGAATATCTTAGAGTGGGACAGAATTCTTTGGAAGATGAGAAATGGGTCATCTTCAAATTTGTACTCCATTGGGGATGCTCTTAGAACATCTCTAAGAGCATCTTCAATGGTAGTCCAAATTTCGAGAGGGTCTATTTTTACACTCCAAATGCTCTTCAAATTGTGTATTGCAAGGAGAAGAATTCATTTATGTCAGTACCCTGATAACAGTGTAATGTTACTGTGAATCCCGACAGGGTTTGATTGTTTTCTAGCTAACTTCCTTCCTTTTCCCCACATATAATCTCACTTATTTACTCACACACATTGTCTGAATTGGATTTAGTGCTAAAAATTCTTGTTGCCATTGGATGGTTGGAATGCTTCTTTGCTTTGGGCAGCTGATGATTCTCATTGATATAATGGGTAATTTGCATCTGAAATATTCATTGATGTTTTATCATCTTGGAGAACTGATGCCCTTGTTCTTTTCCATATTCACATTGGCATATCTGTGTGTTTCTAGATTGTTTCTGTCCATTTGAATTACTTTTTTATTGCCACTCTCATTACCAAAATCacttttcattatttattgtGGTCTTAAAATGGTGGCTATTTTGTTTGAGACAATGGTGTGCTTAACCTTGATCCTACCAACCCCTTTGGGTGCTTTAATAGCCAGTATACgctgaattttcatttttttagtgTGGTTCAATATGTCTGTGGAGATGTTGTGAAATGGGGTTTATGTATAACTCTGTGGCTAGTAGGGACTGTAAATCTACTTACCTGTATTGTTGACATCAGAAGTAAGGATTGAGTGAGGTTAGAGATCATTATTTTGGCGAGAAGTTGCCGGTATTGTGGTATTGTTCATTTAATTGTTGccaaattttagctaaaaCAGTTGGTTATTAGGGCATTCCAACAAAGCCATTTGTGCATTCAAATGcattattttcacttttttcgTAGCAAATGGCAATGCTATTATTTGAAATAGTGAATGGCATATTGGGGGAGGTCGTTCAATGTAAAAATTTGGCATTGTTGTCCATCCTAAATTGTGGCAAGAGGATTGTTAGGTACCTTCCCTTGCTATCTTATTCTTCTTACCTTTCTCATTCGCCTGCAGTCTTGTGTATCATGCAAATACTTAAGCTaaaactttaattttgtcaaaacatattatttcGGACATGCTTACCCTTAATGAATGCTTTAGCTAACTCTCATATAAGGGTAAGTAAGGGTGATTgaaatttatgttttgaaaGAGTTGGAGACTTCAGTGTTAAGTGCTTAAGTAATACACAGCATGAGAATGGGTAGGCTAGATTGAATAAGATAAGAGGGGAAGGTAGCTAGCATTCCTCTAATTTTATATGAAAGGTGTACAAAATCCAATTTGGTATCATcacctttttccaaattatttgttcttgtctttgtttaaaattttgagCTCAATAGTCATGAAAGTCAATATTTCGGACAAACAAATAAGCAGATGAATGTTTTTGTAAATGTTGTTGCCTTGAGTTTCTCACTGCTTCAATTTCATATGGTCGAGTAGGTGTTTGCCGTCAAGTTTGCTGGTTACAACAAGTCTAATGTACTCCTCATTGCTTATAGCCTTGTAGTTTGCTGCCTTCTCCTTGACAAGATCTGGCAGAGGACCAATCATGGTCATCATATTTGGGCTGTGAAATCCTGCAATTGAAAGCCGTTCCCTTTCCGTGTTCACCACAGCCCTGTGCTCAATGCTCTTATATTCTCCATTACTCAATATCTGCAACAATATAGTGATTAGATGGAAAGCGTCAAGTACTGTTGGAGAGACTACATTTGTTAGACCGTATTATGTTCCAAATGGAGTATGCATTATCATATTGATTGTTCATAGGCGCATGACTTCTATACAATGTGGTCAAAAATGTGGTTTATCAATCTTATATGCTATTGAGTATTCATTGTGGTACCTCAATGATGTCGCCGATGTTGACGATTAATGCACCGGGTACTGGCTTTATAGGTACCCATTTGCCATTGTTCTTGATTTGTAACCCTTGAACATCATTAACTTGAATTAGTAGAGTCAAACCCACAGCATCGGAGTGTGGAGTGAGACCCATAACCCTGCTAGCCTGCGGACAAGGTGGATAATAATTCATTCTTAGACCTTGAGTTCCATCCTCAAACATGCTTGCTAGCTTCTCTGAATTGAGCCCCAGGTTCTCGCATATTAACTTCCATAGGTACTTTGTCACTCCTTGTAGTTCCACTGAGTACTTATCCAGGGTCTCCCTGGTAGTAACGTGACCAATAATTAGTACATCAATTTAGCGACATGACTAATGCAAATGGCTCTCCGACTCttgttaattatttaagtTAGCATGTCGTTTTATATTCGTGTTAGGCTATGTTAGGTTCGAGTTGGGTTGTCATGTCAAAAATTGCCACACCTAAATTgaatgacaaaaataaaacaatgaaagaaaaacccaagGCTTAGAACTTGATGGGAATTTAAAGAATTATAGAGGTGGTTATTGCTAATCGCATGTTTGATTTGCTTTGGAATATTGATCATAGCTGCATAAGTACCTGAAAGAAGTGGGAGGGGTAGGCCAGAATGTAAGATTTCTTAGGGAGACTGGTTGAGAGAAAAGGAAGAGCATGTCCCCCCAGTCAAGTTTTTGCTCTTCAGAAACAACGAAGGCTTGGCCATAGCCTTCAATATGATTCGGCAGATGAGCATAagccttcttttcttctaaTGGCAGCCGGAAGAACTCCTTTGTGTCACTCTTGATTTTCTCAATCACTTCTTCTGATACCCCATGATTGATCAACTGCACCAACACCACAATTCATATAAAGACATCCAACTACTAATGTAAATCTTATAGCGGATAATATCCGGCACAGGACCTCGGATGGAGGAGTAAATGCTTTTAAACTTTCAACTATAcgtttatatttaaaagacAGCAACTAATACCTGAAAGAAACCCCAGTCCTTACAAGCCAAGTGAAGCTTTGCCAATTCATCACCATGGCCTAATGGATCCCCTATTAGCTTGCTCATATCAACTACCGGAATTTGAAGAGAGTCCTCCATGGAAACTTCCTCATGTTCAATTTCAGGCCGGATGTATCGGGGCGGAATTTCCTTCAAGTTGTTGGAAGCAAGAGCTTGAACATTCTCAACTGGGAGAGAACCACCCAGGTCCTTTCTGCTGAGTAACTCAGTCTCCATTCTCACACTGAGGATTGAAATTCTTTCTGCCATATATTATAGACATTCTGCTATATAGATATGTACTTTGGTGAACACAACTCTAATCAATGCCACGTGGAGTGCTAAGCATCTGTTTGCATCTTCCCTTTTTGGACGGCATTGGatcttaattatttgtttaggGAAAGCTTGTCTTTCGAAGAAACAAAGATGCTTAGCTTGTTAATTATGttcccaaacaaaaacaagagtaAATTCTTAAATTTGCTCATCCGgcattttttgttgttattgaAAGTGCAattgttctttattttaagttttaacctaaaaattaaagggtcaaattacatttttggaCATACAAGTCCAAACCAACATTGTTAAGAAATCAAGTCCTACAAGTCtaacattattaaaaaaataaagtccCTATAAGTAAGATTGTTTTGGGTGATTGTAAATATTCCAGGGAGACAAAAGTGTCCTCACATGTGGCGGTTTCATATTGCCATGTCGTATTTCATCTATTACTTTGatgatatttataatttaaatattgtCATGTCGTATTGATTCACCATTgatcttttaaatattttatgtttttatttttcatcaagGAGAAAAGCGCTTCGAACTCATAACATCTTTCAACTCTAAAAAAGAGAAGTACCAACTAACCATTAGAAGATATTAGAAGATCGGGTGAAGTCTATTTAAAGTGCTTCAGTAATTTCTAAAGCATGTATTGCAGATAATAAGAAACCCATAAAATGAACTTCGAGTTCAATATCCATACATACATCATACATGCACTGCCTAGGCTAGGCATTGACAAACCTACAATGCTTCCTGATCTCTCCTTGGTTTCCAGTCAATGTATTGATATTTCCCATCTTGATCACTGATTTTACAAATGAAGCAAAGAAAAGCTTTTGATCCGAGGCATAAGCCCACACCTGCTTTAGTATCTCCCCGTCATGATCTTGTGTGACCAACACATTATCAGACCCCAGTAAACCTTTCCCTTGGAGTATGTTAAGGTAGTAATGGTTGTCAAATCTGGCTGGTGTCTGAAAATCAAGTGGTGCTAATTCATCGTCCCTCCCTGATTTCGGGCATATGGACCGTAGCATTCTTCGAAAGGTCGTATATCTCTTGTATTTATCGTATAATTCGTATTTTCCTCTGAAGTTTACATCATACACCCTCTGTCTGAAACTTAAACATCTTGCCCTTCCCATTGTGTGGCTACCTGCAGATCTACCCTTTGTAAGTCCTATCATTTAATAGTAATTTcattgaagaaagaaagaaagaaaaaaggcatATTTTTCACATGATATTGATTCTTGAATAACTTACCTGACAAGGCAACCAAGTCTCCTACATCAAGGCCCTGTTGTTTGAAATTGGCAATGAGAGTTTCTAGAGAGGAATTCGGAGCGGGGATGAACTGGTTGGCACCACTGAAGCTTGCTTCCAGTGAGTCTCTCCTGCCTAGCCACACATTCCAGCTTGGTCCACCTCTCTTTTCACGAACAGAAGAAAAACGAAAAATGTTACAAAATACTTACAATTTTTGAGAGAGTGATGCTACATGTATCAAATTTACTGAGGATATTATTTCTGATCACATCTCTTATGGACAACATCGAGAGAGAGATGTACCAATGCAACAGCATCGCGAGCAGCCAAGGCTAGAATATCAGCACATGAAACTGTTGTTGGACAAGCCTCTTCCAGGTGATACTTTATCTCATCGACAACCTCAAATCCTCGTAAAGAATCTAGGTTTGGGCCGGCTTGCTTTTCACTGACTATGCCTCCATAGCTGTCCAAAAGAACAGATGCATCGCACCCCTAActccaaagaaacaaaaactgttaacaacaaaacaagaagatcGAAGTAAAGTATTGATTCTTGTTCTTTCATATTTATGATATTGCTCTGTCTCTCCCCTGCAGTATGCATGCACTGACCGGTACAAGGGAAGACAAACTTGCAAAACCAAAGTCAACAAATTTGGCTccgtgtgtgtttgtgtgtgtgcgcgTGTCCGGAAGGGGGAgagggtgagagagagagagaggctcaACCATAACAAAACAATCATGAAAATGCAAGCGAAGGAGTGAAGCCGCCATTCGAGGATCTTTAGCCACCGCAATTGCAACACTACGCCTCACAATCTCTTCTGCCAAAGGGCACTTTTCTTTGTAATAGTCAAGAAATAGAGGTCCATCATCCTCAACAGAAGTTCCAGTGCCATGAAAAACCATTGTTAGTAGTACTATCAAGAATATCCTCCTCCTTGTGTTCTCCATTGTAGAAAATGAAATAGTGGATTTATAGTGTTGATTGGATTAATTTCTGAGACAGGAATGTTGAAGTAACATCTCCATCTATACTAGTTTGATCTGTATAGGCGTTACTGTGACGTTTTTACTGCACTTTGCTTCAAAATGTTGCCTTCCATGTTTTCAAACCAACTTAGCATAACCACATtcctttt encodes the following:
- the LOC117629340 gene encoding S-norcoclaurine synthase 1-like, which gives rise to METELLSRKDLGGSLPVENVQALASNNLKEIPPRYIRPEIEHEEVSMEDSLQIPVVDMSKLIGDPLGHGDELAKLHLACKDWGFFQLINHGVSEEVIEKIKSDTKEFFRLPLEEKKAYAHLPNHIEGYGQAFVVSEEQKLDWGDMLFLFSQPVSLRNLTFWPTPPTSFRETLDKYSVELQGVTKYLWKLICENLGLNSEKLASMFEDGTQGLRMNYYPPCPQASRVMGLTPHSDAVGLTLLIQVNDVQGLQIKNNGKWVPIKPVPGALIVNIGDIIEILSNGEYKSIEHRAVVNTERERLSIAGFHSPNMMTMIGPLPDLVKEKAANYKAISNEEYIRLVVTSKLDGKHLLDHMKLKQ
- the LOC117629341 gene encoding peroxidase 20 — encoded protein: MENTRRRIFLIVLLTMVFHGTGTSVEDDGPLFLDYYKEKCPLAEEIVRRSVAIAVAKDPRMAASLLRLHFHDCFVMGCDASVLLDSYGGIVSEKQAGPNLDSLRGFEVVDEIKYHLEEACPTTVSCADILALAARDAVALRGGPSWNVWLGRRDSLEASFSGANQFIPAPNSSLETLIANFKQQGLDVGDLVALSGSHTMGRARCLSFRQRVYDVNFRGKYELYDKYKRYTTFRRMLRSICPKSGRDDELAPLDFQTPARFDNHYYLNILQGKGLLGSDNVLVTQDHDGEILKQVWAYASDQKLFFASFVKSVIKMGNINTLTGNQGEIRKHCRFVNA